Proteins encoded within one genomic window of Minwuia thermotolerans:
- a CDS encoding sugar 3,4-ketoisomerase has translation MSLGNQLSPGMAQLIDLPVVTDPRGDLTFVEGGNHVPFDIARVYYLYNVPVDAERGGHAHRQLQQVVFALSGSFRLRVDDGKAREEYWLRDPRQGAFINRLIWREMDRFSQGAVCMVLASHPYDETDYIRDYDEFLQAAARARVR, from the coding sequence ATGAGCCTTGGCAACCAACTCTCCCCGGGTATGGCTCAACTGATAGACCTCCCGGTAGTCACGGATCCAAGAGGCGATCTTACATTTGTCGAAGGCGGTAATCACGTACCCTTTGACATCGCCAGGGTCTATTATCTCTACAATGTCCCGGTTGATGCGGAGCGCGGAGGCCACGCCCATAGGCAGCTTCAACAGGTCGTCTTCGCATTGTCAGGGAGTTTCCGTCTCAGGGTCGATGATGGTAAGGCGCGCGAAGAATACTGGTTGCGAGACCCACGGCAGGGCGCCTTCATAAATCGGTTGATCTGGCGCGAAATGGACCGCTTCAGCCAGGGTGCGGTCTGCATGGTTCTCGCCTCGCACCCTTATGACGAGACGGACTACATTCGCGACTACGACGAATTTCTCCAGGCGGCGGCGCGGGCGCGTGTCCGATGA